A region of Bicyclus anynana chromosome 15, ilBicAnyn1.1, whole genome shotgun sequence DNA encodes the following proteins:
- the LOC112051844 gene encoding cell division cycle protein 27 homolog, whose product MIVQEPIQVIVWDCLNNYEFDNAVFLAERLHAEVTSEETAFLLATCYYRAGRVNEAHHLLHNISLTLPQAKFLLAKCSLELKFYKDAEHALGTKDTVASEFGEQAPYALHLLAKVYNITERRSKAAEALRKALSLNPFMWKSFTQLCQMGEKVDPHNVFQINNTEFTFGVSTLVNLVSNSENISLVNSNISNNTNVNSIVTPNNVAARTPMTMSTSITPETQAPVKRMHSVFSGMAPIPFSPSFGMLPMEESPVLYSSTLTDANEQKAIPKIVNSLRAHVGQLKDAVFSPGPRCTLGPAPRRSSRLFSNNNSSYSVKENNKSPSRKFVTPKSPSRKNKQRTAKNIKSNPETNERNKSIEATPTITPKNSNGVPLLNLLRELGDAYKSLSFLDCKNAIKQFQEISPKQFSSPWVQTMIARAHYELAQYEAAAKIFADIRKQYPNRTEGMDIYSTCLWHLQREAQLSALAQELVELNRNDSIAWLASGNCFSLHKERETALKFFKRAVQIDPDAAYAHALLGHEYAVAEETDKALASFRTAVSIDPRNYVAWFGIATVYARQERWKASEVHIRRALAIHPHSGVLRCQLGLAQAALGKMDRALATLERAVSLDAENPLCRFHRASVLLRAGRPQDALGDLHHLKNIAPRESLVYYLLGKVHNKLGNSHLALMHFSWATDLDPKGTGAHIKEGFDPSKQEDTPERSS is encoded by the exons atgattGTTCAAGAGCCAATACAG GTTATCGTTTGGGATTGTCTCAACAACTATGAATTTGACAATGCTGTATTCCTGGCTGAGAGATTACATGCTGAAG TGACCTCAGAGGAGACTGCTTTTCTATTAGCAACATGTTACTATAGAGCAGGACGTGTGAATGAAGCTCACCATTTGCTACACAATATATCCCTTACCCTACCACAGGCTAAATTTCTGCTGGCCAAGTGCTCACTAGAACTGAaatt TTACAAAGATGCTGAGCACGCTTTAGGCACAAAAGACACTGTTGCATCTGAGTTTGGGGAACAAGCACCCTACGCGTTGCACCTTCTGGCCAAAGTGTACAACATCACAGAGAGAAGAAGTAAAGCTGCCGAGGCTCTGAGGAAAGCTCTGTCGCTCAATCCCTTTATGTGGAAATCATTCACCCAGCTCTGTCAAATGGGTGAGAAAGTAGACCCACATAACGTATTCCAAATAAACAACACAGAATTTACATTTGGTGTTTCAACATTAGTGAATCTAGTCAGCAATTCGGAAAACATTTCTCTTGTTAACAGTAACATATCCAATAACACTAATGTGAATTCTATAGTCACACCCAACAATGTCGCTGCGCGCACTCCTATGACGATGTCAACTAGTATCACGCCGGAGACTCAAGCACCTGTGAAGCGCATGCACAGTGTTTTCAGCGGAATGGCACCGATACCATTTTCACCATCTTTCGGCATGTTACCTATGGAAGAATCTCCAGTTTTGTACTCGTCCACGTTAACAGACGCCAATGAACAGAAAGCTATACCAAAGATAGTCAACTCTCTGAGAGCCCACGTAGGTCAACTCAAAGATGCAGTATTCAGCCCAGGGCCCAGATGTACACTCGGCCCTGCACCGAGACGATCTTCAAGATTGTTCAGCAACAACAACAGTAGTTATTCagtcaaagaaaataataaatctccTAGTCGGAAATTTGTTACACCCAAAAGTCCTTCTAGGAAAAATAAACAACGCAcagccaaaaatataaaatcaaatccCGAAACAAACGAAAGAAACAAAAGTATAGAGGCCACACCGACAATAACGCCAAAGAACAGCAACGGTGTGCCTCTCTTAAATTTACTGAGGGAACTAGGAGATGCGTATAAATCACTGTCATTTTTGGAttgcaaaaatgcaatcaaacAGTTCCAAGAGATATCACCGAAACAGTTTTCTTCCCCCTGGGTGCAGACGATGATCGCTCGGGCGCACTACGAGCTGGCGCAATACGAGGCGGCGGCCAAAATCTTTGCAGATATTAGGAAACAGTACCCAAATCGTACAGAGGGTATGGACATATACAGTACCTGTTTGTGGCACCTCCAACGTGAAGCGCAGCTGTCTGCTCTAGCGCAAGAATTAGTGGAGCTAAACAGAAACGATTCTATAGCTTGGCTGGCGTCGGGCAACTGTTTCTCCCTTCACAAAGAGCGCGAAACAGCATTGAAATTCTTCAAACGCGCGGTTCAGATAGACCCAGACGCAGCGTACGCTCACGCTCTCCTCGGACACGAGTATGCCGTGGCCGAAGAAACTGATAAAGCCCTTGCCAGTTTCCGAACAGCGGTCAGCATCGATCCTCGCAACTACGTGGCTTGGTTCGGCATAGCCACTGTATACGCCCGTCAGGAGCGTTGGAAAGCGTCGGAAGTGCACATCCGTCGGGCATTAGCCATTCATCCACACTCTGGTGTTCTCCGTTGCCAGCTAGGTCTGGCCCAGGCCGCTTTGGGCAAAATGGATCGTGCACTTGCCACTCTAGAAAGAGCTGTGTCTTTGGACGCGGAGAATCCCCTTTGTCGTTTCCATAGAGCATCTGTGCTACTGCGCGCTGGGAGACCGCAGGATGCGCTCGGCGATTTGcaccatttaaaaaatatagcgcCGCGAGAGTCGTTAGTGTATTATTTACTCGGCAAGGTTCACAATAAATTGGGCAACTCGCACCTCGCTCTGATGCACTTCAGCTGGGCCACAGATTTAGATCCCAAGGGCACGGGAGCACATATAAAGGAGGGTTTCGACCCATCGAAGCAGGAGGACACTCCGGAGAGGTCGTCATAG